From the Saccharomyces paradoxus chromosome XIV, complete sequence genome, one window contains:
- a CDS encoding uncharacterized protein (similar to YNL320W), with product MLWKVSKMFLGGLVALTTISVATLYHYQNRLVYPSWAQGARNHVDTPDSRGIPYEKLTLITQDHIKLEAWDIKNENSTSTVLILCPNAGNIGYFIPIIDIFYRQFGMSVFIYSYRGYGNSEGSPSEEGLKLDADCVISHLSTDSFHSKRKLVLYGRSLGGANALYIASKFRDLCDGVMLENTFLSIRKVIPYIFPLLKRFTLLCHEIWNSEGLIGSCRPETPFLFLSGLKDEIVPPFHMRKLYETCPSTDKKIFEFPLGSHNDTIIQDGYWDIIRDFLIEKGFI from the coding sequence ATGTTGTGGAAAGTTTCTAAGATGTTCTTGGGTGGCTTGGTAGCGCTAACAACAATATCGGTTGCGACCCTTTATCACTACCAAAATCGCCTAGTCTACCCATCATGGGCTCAAGGCGCCAGGAATCATGTTGACACTCCTGATTCCCGTGGAATTCCTTATGAAAAGCTAACCCTAATTACACAAGACCACATTAAACTCGAGGCATGGGATATCAAGAATGAAAACTCAACAAGCACGGTGCTAATCTTATGTCCTAATGCTGGTAATATAGGATACTTCATACCAATAATTGACATTTTCTATCGCCAATTTGGAATGAGTGTCTTTATTTATTCGTATCGCGGTTATGGTAATTCAGAAGGTTCACCTAGCGAAGAAGGTTTGAAATTGGACGCTGATTGTGTCATATCGCATCTATCAACTGATTCATTCCATTCAAAGAGGAAACTGGTACTGTATGGCAGATCTTTGGGTGGCGCTAATGCTCTTTACATTGCTTCGAAATTTCGGGATTTGTGCGATGGCGTTATGCTAGAGAATACATTTTTAAGTATTCGAAAGGTTATTCCATATATTTTCCCCCTTTTAAAACGTTTCACACTTTTATGTCACGAAATCTGGAATTCGGAAGGTCTTATAGGGAGCTGTAGGCCAGAGACgccatttttgtttttaagCGGGTTGAAGGATGAAATTGTTCCACCCTTCCATATGAGGAAGCTGTACGAAACATGCCCTAGTACCgacaagaaaattttcgaaTTTCCACTTGGTTCACACAATGACACCATTATTCAAGATGGGTATTGGGATATAATAAGAGATTTTCTAATAGAGAAGGGTTTTATCTAA
- the VNX1 gene encoding calcium/hydrogen antiporter (Calcium/H+ antiporter localized to the endoplasmic reticulum membrane~similar to YNL321W), translating to MAKNNHISASGNSTSGDHRLKEEVLTPTTSASTPHRIFSVDDDPKEIQNDIRYLEGLHEGLKFALHANKSKRSVSSQSPIVHSSNNTLHHHEHQQHLPPTLESLSSKSHSVPDLNTATPSSPKRMHSSIRELPHDDNDDEDANDDSRFIIHDSHGHDLLIDEINCQSPSHLENNDQASNASSTESFTLRERQDAINETHPFGIRIWKPALYKKHRSVQRTAAQDIHETQLKTITWEVTCSNVLWFILFGFPIAILFYSAAIVVFLLGGGGLVTNSAKEYSKCLYKLANYFLWPFGKMVYLLQDEQYLQEDKDEGISMQQFYNWVTSYSNRLVFHQSQAKFQQREDHPAPATESSSLMPPANTTATPLNSNHPSYNSIRHEIPHAAAQRRYFGRGKWSWGRVLFYTIFHLVLQPILAVLSLCLWLLVFTIPMSNVLWQIMYHCRRHPLALGFKYVENSSQSHENEITQQQLNKNILLCTFRAAGWHYYKYTVDGTNVIVVNLISIVFFTIFDFYVLKNFLHWKTWFTYESSIFILCLTSTIPLAFYIGQAVASISAQTSMGVGAVINAFFSTIVEIFLYCVALQQKKGLLVEGSMIGSILGAVLLLPGLSMCGGALNRKTQRYNPASAGVSSALLIFSMIVMFVPTVLYEIYGGYSVNCADGANDRDCTFSHPPLKFNRLFSHVIQPMSISCAIVLFCAYIIGLWFTLRTHAKMIWQLPIADPTSTAPEQQEQNSHDAPNWSRSKSTCILLMSTLLYAIIAEILVSCVDAVLEDIPSLNPKFLGLTIFALVPNTTEFLNAISFAIHGNVALSMEIGSAYALQVCLLQIPSLVIYSIFYTWNVKKSMINIRTQMFPLVFPRWDIFGAMTSVFMFTYLYAEGKSNYFKGSMLILLYIIIVVGFYFQGALSE from the coding sequence ATGGCCAAAAATAACCACATTTCTGCCAGTGGTAACAGTACCTCTGGAGACCATCGTCTTAAAGAGGAGGTTCTGACCCCAACTACATCTGCCTCGACTCCTCATAGAATATTTAGCGTGGACGATGATCCAAAGGAGATCCAAAACGATATCAGGTATCTTGAGGGTCTACATGAAGGGTTGAAGTTCGCCCTGCATGCCAATAAATCCAAGCGATCTGTGAGCTCGCAATCACCAATCGTACATAGCAGCAACAACACGCTGCACCACCACGAGCACCAACAACACTTGCCGCCCACACTAGAGTCGCTATCCTCCAAGTCGCACTCTGTGCCAGACTTAAATACAGCTACTCCCAGCTCTCCAAAACGAATGCATTCATCTATCCGGGAATTACCTCatgatgacaatgatgacGAGGACGCCAATGATGATAGTCGGTTCATTATACACGACTCGCACGGCCATGATTTACTTATAGACGAGATCAATTGCCAGTCGCCTTCACACTTGGAAAACAATGATCAGGCGTCTAATGCTTCGTCCACAGAGTCATTCACTTTACGAGAAAGACAGGACGCCATCAACGAGACCCACCCCTTCGGTATCAGGATATGGAAGCCTGCTTTATATAAGAAACACCGTTCAGTTCAAAGAACCGCGGCGCAAGACATTCACGAGACTCAGTTGAAGACTATTACCTGGGAGGTGACTTGTTCCAATGTGCTATGGTTTATTTTGTTCGGTTTCCCCATTGCGATACTCTTCTACTCGGCGGCTATTGTGGTATTTTTACTAGGCGGCGGAGGACTGGTAACGAACTCTGCGAAGGAGTACTCCAAGTGTCTGTATAAACTCGCCAATTATTTCCTTTGGCCTTTTGGCAAAATGGTATACTTGTTGCAGGACGAGCAATATTTACAAGAAGATAAGGATGAAGGTATTAGTATGCAGCAATTCTACAATTGGGTGACTTCATACTCCAACAGGCTGGTCTTCCACCAGTCTCAGGCCAAGTTTCAGCAAAGAGAGGACCATCCGGCCCCTGCAACGGAATCTTCGTCTTTGATGCCGCCCGCTAACACAACAGCAACACCGCTTAACTCGAACCATCCATCATATAATTCTATTAGACACGAAATTCCGCACGCAGCGGCTCAAAGACGGTACTTTGGGAGAGGAAAATGGAGCTGGGGTCGTGTTCTTTTCTATACAATCTTCCATCTCGTCTTGCAACCCATCCTTGCCGTCTTATCTCTTTGCCTCTGGCTCCTGGTGTTTACCATTCCCATGAGTAATGTTCTTTGGCAAATTATGTATCATTGCAGAAGGCATCCGCTTGCACTAGGCTTCAAATATGTCGAGAACTCCTCCCAATCGcacgaaaatgaaataacCCAGCAGcaattgaacaaaaatatcCTCTTATGTACGTTCCGTGCCGCTGGCTGGCATTACTACAAGTACACAGTTGATGGTACAAATGTTATTGTTGTGAATTTAATATCCATCGTTTTCTTTACAATTTTCGACTTTtatgttttgaaaaatttcctgCATTGGAAAACGTGGTTCACGTACGAATCCTCAATATTCATTCTTTGTTTGACATCCACCATCCCACTAGCATTTTACATTGGACAAGCAGTCGCATCGATCTCTGCTCAAACTTCCATGGGTGTCGGTGCTGTCATTAATGCATTTTTCTCGACCATTGtggaaattttcttgtacTGCGTTGCATtgcaacaaaaaaagggtCTTCTAGTGGAAGGATCCATGATTGGTTCCATTCTAGGTGCCGTTCTATTATTACCAGGTTTGTCCATGTGCGGTGGTGCTCTAAATAGGAAAACTCAAAGATACAACCCTGCTAGCGCTGGTGTCTCTTCCGCATTgttaatattttccatgATTGTAATGTTTGTCCCCACCGTTTTATACGAGATATATGGCGGCTACTCGGTAAACTGTGCAGACGGTGCTAACGACCGTGACTGTACTTTCTCGCATCCTCCCCTGAAGTTCAACCGTTTATTCTCCCATGTCATTCAACCTATGTCCATATCTTGTGCCATTGTTCTCTTCTGTGCTTATATCATTGGCTTGTGGTTCACCCTTAGAACACATGCAAAGATGATTTGGCAATTGCCTATTGCGGACCCAACCTCGACCGCACCAGAACAACAGGAACAAAATTCTCACGATGCACCCAATTGGTCAAGAAGCAAGTCTACTTGTATTTTACTTATGTCTACGCTCCTGTACGCAATAATTGCAGAAATCCTTGTTTCCTGTGTTGATGCTGTCCTAGAAGATATTCCCTCCTTGAATCCAAAGTTTCTAGGTCTCACCATTTTTGCTCTGGTCCCCAATACGACAGAGTTTTTGAATGCCATTTCATTTGCCATCCATGGTAATGTAGCGTTATCAATGGAAATCGGTAGTGCTTATGCTTTACAGGTTTGTCTTTTACAAATCCCATCCTTAGTCATTTATTCCATTTTCTATACGTGGAATGTTAAAAAGTCGATGATTAATATCAGAACACAGATGTTCCCATTAGTCTTTCCCCGTTGGGACATATTTGGTGCTATGACGAGTGTTTTCATGTTCACCTATTTGTATGCTGAGGGTAAAAGTAACTATTTCAAGGGTTCCATGTTGATATTACtatatatcattattgttgtaGGATTCTACTTCCAGGGAGCTCTTTCGGAGTAG